In Prunus dulcis chromosome 1, ALMONDv2, whole genome shotgun sequence, the following are encoded in one genomic region:
- the LOC117615990 gene encoding 7-hydroxymethyl chlorophyll a reductase, chloroplastic-like — MTTLKSLSLCFSCIIVGLGFLSAATCSLIAKLSSLPLSLSIVSSSSSSSKDGKPNSKSVKLREEWRQRSRPIPPGGTYPAKDHCSRCGLCDTYYIAHFKEACAFLGDGMSKIEVLVPLLNFHTFIEFLLLNTDLEHSKCSSSLISCTKHRMWTFEVLI, encoded by the exons TCACTCTCACTCTGTTTCAGTTGCATTATTGTTGGCTTGGGGTTTCTCTCAGCTGCAACGTGTTCACTAATTGCCAAGCTCTCTTCCCTTCCTCTCTCACTTTCCATTGtttcctcatcttcatcttcctctaAAG ATGGAAAACCCAACTCAAAGTCAGTGAAGCTGAGAGAGGAATGGAGGCAACGCTCCAGACCCATTCCTCCTGGTGGCACTTATCCGGCTAAAGACCACTGCAG TCGTTGTGGGTTGTGCGACACATATTACATTGCCCATTTCAAGGAAGCCTGTGCTTTCTTAGGAGATGGAATGTCTAAGATTGAAGTTCTTGTTCCTCTCCTAAATTTTCATACCTTCATTGAATTTTTACTCTTAAATACTGATTTAGAGCACAGTAAATGCTCGAGTTCTCTAATATCATGTACCAAACACCGGATGTGGACATTTGAAGTGCTTATATGA